From a region of the Tateyamaria omphalii genome:
- the hspQ gene encoding heat shock protein HspQ, whose product MLRTRAKYHLGQVVRHKKHPFRGVIFDVDPEFSNTEEWYEAIPEDSRPKKAQPFYHLLAENDQSYYVAYVSEQNLVADYSGQPVDHPDIPDLFGPFEDGAYPLHFQLN is encoded by the coding sequence ATGCTGAGAACACGCGCTAAATATCATCTGGGCCAGGTCGTCCGTCACAAGAAGCATCCGTTTCGCGGTGTGATTTTTGATGTCGATCCCGAGTTTTCCAATACGGAAGAGTGGTACGAAGCCATTCCCGAGGACAGCCGCCCAAAAAAGGCGCAGCCGTTCTACCATCTGCTCGCAGAAAACGATCAAAGCTATTACGTGGCTTATGTGTCCGAGCAGAACCTGGTGGCGGATTATTCCGGCCAGCCTGTGGATCACCCGGATATCCCTGATCTCTTTGGCCCATTCGAAGACGGCGCTTACCCCCTGCATTTTCAATTGAATTGA